A genomic region of Dreissena polymorpha isolate Duluth1 chromosome 4, UMN_Dpol_1.0, whole genome shotgun sequence contains the following coding sequences:
- the LOC127878381 gene encoding uncharacterized protein LOC127878381, which translates to MDQIATLCNILEQCLEWNSLLYVNFIDYERALDSVDWESLWILLRHYGVPGKITNIIRMSYEEMTCRIIHGRQLMSALEVRTSVRQGCLHSPFLFLLAIDWVVKTSMEQKQKGIQCTHSWKTSMLPMIWLFLPTPNNMVAENSARLGLAI; encoded by the coding sequence atggatcagatcgcaaccctgTGCAACATTCTGGAACAATGCCTGGAGTGGAATTCGCTTTTGTatgtcaacttcattgactatgaaAGGGCGTTGGACAGCGTTGACTGGGAGTCTCTCTGGATacttctgagacactacggagtgccagGAAAGATAACCAACATCATCAGGATGTCTTATGAAGAAATGACCTGCAGAATCATTCATGGAAGACAGCTCATGAGCGCCTTAGAAGTGAGAACCAGTGTGAGGCAAGGCTGCTTACActcacctttcctgttcctgctggccatagactgggtagTGAAGACATCGATGGAGCAGAAGCAGAAAGGAATTCAGTGCACACACAGTTGGAAGACCTCAATGTTGCCAATGATCTGGCTCTTCCTTCCCACACCCAACAACATGGTAGCGGAaaactcagctagactgggcctcgCCATATGA